The window ATTATTACTGGCAGCTTGGGGCAGCCGAACGTGCCTTTATCGCGCATATGGAAGAAGACGCCCGAATGGTGGCAAATGTCATCGGACTGAACGCAGAACGGGCACTGCTCTCCCGTAAAATCATCGAACAGGTCATGGAAACCTTTCTGGGAAATACAGCCCGGTTCGTGGCATATTTGGACAATATAGAACCCTTTACTGACAAGGAACTTTCCGCATTCGCATCCGAATCCGGCCTTAGCGGCATCAGAATTGTCCGAAAGAACGGGGATGTCCAGGGCCCTGCCAACTGGTTTCCAGCCGGGGCAAACGCCTGCTCCCGGGAACGGATCTGCCATCTTCCTGTGGCCGGACTCTATCTTTTCTTCTGGCACCAAACCAATGGAACAGGATCTATCCAGCTGGGGGTCCCTGATGCCCGAATCCTGGAAATGGGAAAACGGGTGGGCCTGGAAACACTTCTCCGGCACCTCCGGGGTCTTGGGGGAATCCGGTATATCCATCTAATGTCATCCGACACCAACAGTGCAAAGGCTCCTGAGTTTAAACTGACCGAGGAAACGGCCGAAATCCGCCTTTCCCTTAACCGGGAAGATCTGGTGGTGGGCATGGAGGCCCGGCATTTTTTTGAACGCCGGGCCCTTTTGAGACATGAGTTTTTTATGTTCACCGGTGTACTGCTCACCCTGGGTTTTTTTTTCTCATGGATTCTTTTCCGCTATCAGAACTTTTTTTTAAACCAGATTCTGCAATATGAACGAAAACTGGCAAAAGAACAGGAAGACGCTGCCCTGGGGCGGGCGTCATCTGCCATTACCCACGAAATCAGAAACCCGTTGAATGCCATCAGCATGGGGCTTCAGCGCCTTCAGATTGAGGCGGATGATCTTTGCGAAGAACATCGGGTCCTTGTGGAGACCCTGCTGGAAGCAGTCCGGCGCACCGACGGTATTATCCGGGACTTAAAGCGGTATGCCCATCCGGTGGTGCCCCGGCTCAGCCCGGTTTCTCTACCGGGCATTATAGAAAAGATCCTGACCCTGTACCGCGTCCCCATGGAAGAAGCCGAAATTACAGCTGACCTTCATGTGGATGGGCCGGGAACGGTTCAGGCTGATCCGGACCTCATCAGCGAAGTGGTCGAAAACCTGGTCAAGAATGCTGTGGAAGCCCAGCCTGGCGGAGGAGATCTCTCCATACGCATAAGCAGCCTGGACGCCAAGGTGCAGCTGGCCATGGAAAACGGCGGGTACCCGGGTAGACCTGACGAAATCCACAAAATGACAGAGCCTTATGTCACGACCAAAACAAGGGGATCGGGTCTGGGGTTGGCCATCGCAACCCGAATTGCCCGGGCCCATGACGGAAGCCTCCATCTTTTTTCACCTGAACCGGGACGGTTCCGGGTGTCGATCCTGCTGCCAGTGGACGGTCCCCAACCCCTTACCCGGAAAGAATCTGAATAAAGGCAGTTGATAATGAATA is drawn from uncultured Desulfobacter sp. and contains these coding sequences:
- a CDS encoding ATP-binding protein, with translation MEEIKAFPGLPERFSQGWKGNAAIITLLVLMMAGYYYWQLGAAERAFIAHMEEDARMVANVIGLNAERALLSRKIIEQVMETFLGNTARFVAYLDNIEPFTDKELSAFASESGLSGIRIVRKNGDVQGPANWFPAGANACSRERICHLPVAGLYLFFWHQTNGTGSIQLGVPDARILEMGKRVGLETLLRHLRGLGGIRYIHLMSSDTNSAKAPEFKLTEETAEIRLSLNREDLVVGMEARHFFERRALLRHEFFMFTGVLLTLGFFFSWILFRYQNFFLNQILQYERKLAKEQEDAALGRASSAITHEIRNPLNAISMGLQRLQIEADDLCEEHRVLVETLLEAVRRTDGIIRDLKRYAHPVVPRLSPVSLPGIIEKILTLYRVPMEEAEITADLHVDGPGTVQADPDLISEVVENLVKNAVEAQPGGGDLSIRISSLDAKVQLAMENGGYPGRPDEIHKMTEPYVTTKTRGSGLGLAIATRIARAHDGSLHLFSPEPGRFRVSILLPVDGPQPLTRKESE